Proteins encoded by one window of Vitis riparia cultivar Riparia Gloire de Montpellier isolate 1030 chromosome 11, EGFV_Vit.rip_1.0, whole genome shotgun sequence:
- the LOC117924784 gene encoding uncharacterized protein LOC117924784: protein MSFERLESMDATRLDEPFSEQEVLEALKGFCGDKALEPDVIDSILKSNEGAVMCKLDIENAYDHVDWSILFSVMSMMGFGEKWIRWMQWCISTANFYVLVNGSSSGFFQSSRGLRCAVNKGFLLAFKVRSRGSEGVQVSHLLFADDTLVFYGASKDQLLYLSWILMWFEAMLGLRINLDKSELISMGGVENAEALATNLGCKVGSLPSTYLGLSLGAPHRSVAVWDGVEDAEEIG, encoded by the exons ATGTCCTTTGAGAGGTTGGAGTCTATGGATGCAACTAGACTGGATGAGCCGTTTTCGGAGCAGGAGGTGCTAGAAGCTCTTAAGGGATTTTGTGGGGACAAAGCGCTTGAGCCTGATG TTATAGACTCGATATTGAAGAGCAATGAAGGGGCGGTGATGTGTAAGTTGGATATAGAAAATGCGTATGATCATGTGGACTGGTCCATCTTGTTTTCGGTCATGAGTatgatgggttttggggagaaatggatccGGTGGATGCAGTGGTGTATTTCCACAGCCAACTTTTATGTTCTGGTTAATGGGTCTTCTTCAGGTTTCTTCCAAAGTTCTAGGGGTTTAAG GTGTGCAGTAAATAAGGGTTTTTTGTTAGCCTTTAAGGTGAGGAGTAGAGGAAGTGAGGGGGTTCAGGTGTCTCACTTACTTTTCGCTGATGATACTTTGGTTTTCTATGGAGCTTCTAAGGATCAATTGTTGTATTTAAGTTggattttaatgtggtttgaggccatgTTGGGGTTGAGAATTAATCTGGATAAAAGTGAGTTAATATCAATGGGTGGTGTGGAAAACGCGGAGGCTTTGGCCACAAATCTTGGGTGTAAGGTTGGAAGTCTTCCGTCCACTTATTTGGGATTGTCATTAGGTGCGCCTCATAGATCTGTGGCtgtttgggatggagtggaggaTGCAGAAGAAATTGGCTAG
- the LOC117924515 gene encoding receptor-like protein 1, whose translation MGGIPPIIGTLSYLKSLSLHHNNLNGSLSMEGLCKLNLEELDLSYNGFQGSLPACLNNLTSLRLLDLSGNDFRGTIPPSLFSNLKSLEYISLSYNHFEGSIYFGSLFNHSRLEVFKLSSNNKYLKVETENPTWSFPLFQLKTLRLSNCTLNWPSQVVPSFLLSQYDLRVVDFGYNNMTGEVPTWLLANNTKLEYLSFESNSLTGVLDLGSSSIHYHMRLLDLSLNCIHGELPPFIGSIFPRLEVLNLSGNALQGNIPSSMGDMEQLRSLDLSNNNLSGQLPEHMMMGCISLEVLKLSNNSLHDTLPTKSNLTQLSSLSLDNNDFWGEISRGFLNSSSLLLLDVSSNSLMGQIPDSIGDFSALRTLILSRNYLDGAVPTGFCKLNELRFLDLSHNKIGPTLPLCAKLTNMKFLHLESNELTGPIPHVLAEATSLVTLNLRDNKLSSPIPHWISLLSKLRVLLLKGNQLEDSIPLHLCQLKSISILDLSHNHLSGSIPSCLDNITFGREVALMDDTFFMEGFWWWGVFLETYSYENQLSVYVDMDFSVKTSAESEKIEFITKNRSESYMGNILYLMSGLDLSGNELAGPIPPEIGNLSGIHTLNLSYNQLTGSIPHTFSNLKEIESLDLSHNRLIGQIPP comes from the exons ATGGGTGGCATTCCACCGATTATTGGCACTTTGAGCTATCTTAAATCCTTATCTCTTCAccataataatttaaatggatCTTTATCCATGGAAG GCTTGTGCAAACTCAACCTTGAAGAGCTGGATCTTAGTTATAATGGATTTCAGGGTAGTCTTCCAGCATGTCTCAACAATTTGACATCCCTACGTTTGCTTGACCTATCCGGAAATGATTTCCGTGGAACTATTCCTCCATCTCTTTTCTCCAATCTGAAGTCACTCGAGTACATTTCTCTTTCTTACAATCATTTCGAGGGCTCAATCTATTTTGGTTCACTCTTCAACCACTCCAGACTCGAGGTTTTCAAACTTTCTAGCAATAACAAGTATTTGAAGGTTGAGACTGAAAATCCAACATGGTCATTTCCTCTATTTCAATTGAAAACCCTCCGATTATCCAACTGCACCCTCAATTGGCCAAGCCAAGTTGTACCCAGCTTTCTTTTGAGTCAATATGATCTGAGAGTGGTCGACTTTGGCTACAACAATATGACAGGAGAAGTCCCGACCTGGTTATTAGCCAATAATACTAAACTAGAATACCTAAGCTTTGAAAGTAACAGCTTGACAGGTGTTCTTGATTTGGGCTCAAGTTCAATACATTACCACATGCGTTTGCTTGATTTATCCTTGAATTGCATTCATGGAGAGCTTCCACCTTTCATCGGCTCTATTTTTCCAAGGTTGGAGGTCTTAAACTTGTCTGGAAATGCATTACAAGGTAATATTCCTTCCTCGATGGGTGACATGGAACAGTTGAGATCTTTAGATTTGTCAAACAATAATCTCTCGGGACAACTACCTGAGCACATGATGATGGGTTGCATCTCATTGGAGGTTTTAAAGCTATCCAACAACAGTTTACATGACACTCTTCCCACAAAGTCGAACTTGACACAGTTATCCTCTTTGTCTTTGGATAACAATGACTTCTGGGGAGAGATTTCTCGTGGATTTTTGAATAGCTCTTCCCTACTATTGTTGGATGTCAGCTCCAACTCGTTGATGGGTCAAATTCCAGATTCGATTGGAGACTTCTCAGCCTTGAGGACACTTATCTTGTCTAGAAATTATTTGGATGGTGCTGTGCCAACAGGCTTTTGCAAACTCAATGAACTACGCTTTTTAGACCTTTCTCACAACAAAATTGGCCCAACCCTTCCTCTTTGTGCCAAACTAACAAACATGAAGTTTTTACATTTGGAAAGCAATGAACTAACAGGACCTATACCCCATGTTCTAGCTGAAGCTACCTCTCTTGTGACATTGAATTTGAGGGATAACAAACTATCAAGCCCAATTCCCCATTGGATTAGTTTACTTTCAAAATTGAGGGTTCTTCTCTTGAAAGGAAATCAACTTGAAGACTCAATTCCTCTTCATTTGTGTCAGCTCAAATCAATCAGCATACTGGATCTTTCTCATAATCATCTTTCCGGATCCATACCTTCTTGCCTAGATAATATAACTTTTGGAAGAGAAGTTGCATTAATGGATGACACATTTTTTATGGAAGGCTTTTGGTGGTGGGGTGTTTTCCTAGAAACATATTCATATGAAAATCAACTTTCTGTGTACGTGGATATGGATTTCAGTGTTAAGACATCCGCTGAAAGTGAAAAAATAGAGTTCATAACAAAGAATAGGTCCGAATCTTATATGGGAAACATCTTGTACTTGATGTCTGGATTGGATCTTTCAGGGAACGAATTGGCAGGTCCAATTCCTCCAGAAATTGGAAATCTAAGTGGGATTCATACTCTAAACTTATCGTACAACCAGTTGACAGGATCTATTCCACATACATTTTCCAACCTAAAGGAAATAGAAAGCTTGGACCTATCCCACAATAGATTGATAGGTCAAATTCCACCATAG